The genomic window AACGCTGGCGCTCGACCCCTGCAAGCCCCCGCACCGCGAAGAGTTCGACCGCCTTCTTCTGCCCCTCGCGGGCAGACCTGTCGTAAAAACCGGTCTCCGCCACCATCGTGCTGAGGACACGCATCCACGCCTGCACGGAAACAAGGTCGCCGTAGTAGATCTTCATGCCGAAACTGTCCAGGACGACCTTCGAGACTTTGACCCATTCCCGCGTCGTATTGGAGATCTCAAGGGAGAGGAGGCCCTCTTTCAGGGGGTCGAGATCAGGAGGGGAGGAGTGTGTGGTGCTCGGCCACCACCGCGCGATCACCCCCTTCTCCGACGACCCGTACAGGGTGTACTTCTGGCTGTTCCAGGAGAAAATATCCAGGAGTTCGAGATTTCCCCGGCCGGCGACAAAGACGCCGATCTCGACAGGGAAGGTGAGGTAGACAGTCTGCTCGGCGCCCGGTTCGATCGAGAGGGGTTCGAATTCAACCAGGAGATTCCGGCAGATCTCCTTGGGGAGGTTGAGGGGCTCGACCGGGTTGATGATCAGCCGACCGCCCGAGGAAAGGATGGTCCGCGTCTTCTTCTGCCCGTTCAGGGTGCGGCGGTAGAGATACTTCCCATCCTCTGGCTCGATCGAGAGATCGAGGCCGTCC from Methanofollis sp. includes these protein-coding regions:
- a CDS encoding DUF432 domain-containing protein; amino-acid sequence: MPETFTVYGTYDLSFRYEKDGLDLSIEPEDGKYLYRRTLNGQKKTRTILSSGGRLIINPVEPLNLPKEICRNLLVEFEPLSIEPGAEQTVYLTFPVEIGVFVAGRGNLELLDIFSWNSQKYTLYGSSEKGVIARWWPSTTHSSPPDLDPLKEGLLSLEISNTTREWVKVSKVVLDSFGMKIYYGDLVSVQAWMRVLSTMVAETGFYDRSAREGQKKAVELFAVRGLAGVERQRFLMDRGL